A section of the Mesobacillus jeotgali genome encodes:
- a CDS encoding universal stress protein translates to MALYYRNILVAVDGSKEAAWAFKKAIEIAKRNEARLVMTHIIDLRTFATVEAYDRTISERANQFATELMESYKQQAIDAGVKDVSYEVDYGSPKVKIAKDVAKKYNADLIICGATGMNAVERFFIGSVSEHITRYASCDVLVVRTDKAD, encoded by the coding sequence ATGGCACTATATTACAGGAATATATTAGTTGCCGTGGATGGTTCTAAAGAGGCAGCATGGGCTTTTAAAAAGGCCATTGAAATCGCAAAAAGAAATGAAGCAAGACTGGTCATGACCCACATCATCGACTTACGTACTTTTGCAACTGTTGAGGCCTATGACCGCACAATCTCTGAGCGTGCAAACCAGTTCGCTACAGAGTTGATGGAAAGTTACAAACAACAGGCTATCGATGCAGGAGTCAAGGATGTAAGCTACGAAGTGGATTATGGATCTCCAAAGGTTAAGATTGCGAAAGATGTTGCAAAAAAATACAACGCCGACCTGATCATATGCGGAGCAACAGGAATGAACGCAGTGGAGCGCTTCTTCATTGGAAGTGTTTCAGAGCATATCACACGCTATGCATCCTGTGATGTTCTGGTAGTGAGAACTGACAAAGCTGACTAG
- the argH gene encoding argininosuccinate lyase, which produces MKKLWGGRFTGSAEEWVDEFGASIGFDQELAKQDIEGSVAHAKMLAACGIITEEEANEIVQGLKKLEQQAEIGELEYSAKLEDIHLNLEHHLTELIGSTGGKLHTARSRNDQVATDMHLYLKEQVADIIGLITNFQKALLLQAEQNIETLMPGYTHLQRAQPISFAHHLMAYFWMLDRDKQRFIDSMKRINLSPLGAGALAGTTFPIDRQMTAEMLGFDGIYENSLDAVSDRDFILEFLSDSSIMMMHLSRLCEEIILWTSQEFQFIELSDAFTTGSSIMPQKKNPDMAELIRGKTGRVYGSLMGLLTVLKGLPLAYNKDMQEDKEGMFDTVKTVRGSLKIFAGMISTMKVQKENMEGSVKSDFSNATELADYLAAKGVPFRKAHEIVGKLVLNCIEKSCYLADLPLEVYKDMNPLFEEDIYHALNPYNAVERRKSAGGTGFSQVKKQIEKAKASMKM; this is translated from the coding sequence GTGAAAAAACTATGGGGCGGCAGATTTACCGGATCTGCAGAAGAATGGGTAGATGAGTTCGGTGCTTCAATTGGCTTTGACCAGGAATTGGCGAAGCAGGATATTGAGGGCAGTGTCGCCCATGCTAAGATGCTGGCCGCCTGTGGAATCATCACGGAAGAAGAAGCCAATGAAATCGTTCAAGGTTTGAAAAAACTCGAGCAGCAGGCAGAAATAGGTGAACTGGAGTATTCAGCCAAACTAGAAGATATCCATCTCAATCTTGAGCATCACCTGACTGAACTGATTGGTTCGACTGGCGGGAAGCTTCATACTGCAAGAAGCAGGAATGACCAGGTTGCCACAGATATGCATTTATATCTTAAGGAGCAGGTAGCGGATATTATTGGGCTGATCACTAATTTTCAAAAAGCCCTCCTCTTACAGGCTGAGCAAAATATTGAAACCCTGATGCCTGGTTATACCCACCTGCAACGGGCACAGCCAATATCGTTTGCGCATCATTTAATGGCTTATTTTTGGATGCTGGACAGAGACAAACAGCGATTTATTGACAGCATGAAAAGAATCAATCTATCACCACTGGGTGCCGGAGCGCTTGCAGGCACTACTTTTCCAATCGACCGCCAGATGACGGCTGAAATGCTGGGATTCGACGGTATTTATGAAAACAGTCTTGATGCTGTCAGTGACCGTGATTTCATTCTTGAATTCCTGTCAGACAGTTCTATAATGATGATGCATCTTTCAAGATTGTGTGAGGAAATTATTCTCTGGACCAGCCAGGAGTTCCAGTTCATCGAGCTCTCAGATGCATTTACGACAGGAAGCAGCATCATGCCCCAGAAAAAAAATCCGGATATGGCTGAATTGATTCGCGGAAAAACAGGCCGGGTCTACGGCAGCCTGATGGGGCTTTTGACGGTGTTGAAAGGCTTGCCGTTAGCGTATAACAAGGATATGCAGGAAGATAAAGAAGGAATGTTCGATACAGTCAAAACGGTTAGAGGCTCCCTGAAAATCTTCGCTGGGATGATCAGTACCATGAAGGTCCAAAAAGAGAATATGGAAGGTTCTGTGAAAAGTGACTTCTCCAATGCCACGGAGCTAGCTGATTATCTGGCGGCCAAAGGTGTTCCATTCAGGAAAGCTCATGAAATCGTCGGGAAGCTTGTGCTGAATTGCATAGAAAAAAGCTGTTATCTTGCGGACCTGCCGTTAGAGGTATATAAAGACATGAACCCTCTATTCGAGGAAGATATTTATCATGCATTGAATCCGTATAATGCAGTAGAAAGAAGGAAGAGTGCAGGCGGCACCGGATTTTCTCAGGTTAAGAAGCAAATCGAAAAAGCAAAAGCATCCATGAAAATGTAA
- a CDS encoding argininosuccinate synthase — translation MTQNKVVLAYSGGLDTSVAIKWLKDQGYAVIACCLDVGEGKDLDFIKEKALKVGAVQSYVLDVKEEFATEYALFALQAHALYEGKYPLVSALSRPLISKKLVEIAEMEGAVAVAHGCTGKGNDQVRFEVSIKALNPELKVIAPVREWKWSREEEIAYAATNGIPIPINLDSPFSIDQNLWGRSNECGILEDPWQAPPVEAYELTAELEDTPDTPDIIEIEFVEGVPTAIDGKVYPLSELILELNSIAGKHGVGRIDHVENRLVGIKSREVYEAPAAMTLIKAHKELEDITLVKEVAHFKPVIEKKMTELIYEGLWFSPLQEALAAFLKSTQKHVTGTVRVKLFKGHAIIEGRKSPYSLYNEKLATYTADDEFDHNAAVGFINLWGLPTVVHSMVQGKKVTV, via the coding sequence ATGACTCAAAACAAAGTTGTGCTTGCCTACTCGGGCGGCCTTGATACATCTGTTGCGATTAAATGGCTGAAGGACCAAGGATATGCGGTAATTGCATGCTGCCTTGATGTCGGGGAAGGAAAGGATCTTGATTTCATTAAAGAAAAAGCTTTAAAGGTAGGGGCAGTCCAATCATACGTATTGGATGTAAAAGAAGAGTTTGCCACTGAATATGCACTCTTTGCCCTCCAGGCACATGCTTTATACGAAGGGAAATACCCGCTTGTTTCAGCACTGTCACGTCCGCTTATTTCTAAGAAACTAGTAGAAATCGCTGAGATGGAAGGAGCTGTGGCGGTAGCGCATGGATGCACAGGTAAAGGGAATGACCAGGTTCGCTTCGAGGTATCCATTAAGGCCTTGAATCCCGAACTTAAAGTCATCGCTCCAGTACGTGAGTGGAAATGGTCACGTGAAGAGGAGATTGCCTATGCTGCGACCAATGGCATTCCTATTCCAATCAATCTTGACAGCCCATTCTCAATTGACCAGAATCTTTGGGGACGAAGCAATGAATGTGGCATCCTAGAGGATCCTTGGCAGGCACCTCCAGTGGAAGCATATGAATTGACTGCGGAATTGGAAGACACACCTGACACACCTGATATCATTGAGATTGAATTTGTTGAGGGAGTTCCTACCGCAATTGATGGTAAAGTATATCCACTATCGGAATTAATCCTTGAACTCAACAGTATCGCTGGCAAGCATGGTGTCGGAAGAATCGACCATGTGGAAAACCGCCTTGTAGGCATCAAGTCACGTGAGGTATATGAAGCACCTGCAGCGATGACCTTAATAAAGGCGCATAAGGAATTGGAAGACATTACGCTTGTAAAAGAAGTGGCCCATTTCAAGCCGGTTATCGAGAAAAAAATGACAGAATTGATTTATGAAGGCCTTTGGTTTTCGCCGCTTCAGGAAGCACTGGCTGCTTTCCTTAAATCAACACAGAAGCATGTCACTGGAACGGTCCGCGTAAAGTTATTCAAGGGCCATGCAATCATTGAGGGCAGAAAGTCTCCGTACTCTTTATACAATGAGAAACTGGCAACATATACTGCTGACGATGAATTTGACCACAATGCTGCTGTTGGTTTCATTAACCTCTGGGGACTGCCGACAGTTGTCCACAGCATGGTCCAGGGCAAGAAGGTGACAGTGTGA
- a CDS encoding GNAT family N-acetyltransferase: protein MFDFREIDENKEFLNQVADLYQQVWNQEGDSIRERIVRHSGYEGYRGIVAISDQGEVAGYSYGYSSQPGQYYHGLLSQALNQEEYQIWLADCFEFVELGVHPAFRNQGLAKQLVYRLLEGAVHKTAVLTTQLDNDSARGLYETLGWNVVKKPFYPNEAGEAYIIMGKQLS, encoded by the coding sequence ATGTTTGATTTTAGAGAAATTGATGAAAATAAAGAGTTTTTAAACCAAGTAGCGGATTTATATCAACAAGTATGGAACCAAGAGGGAGATTCCATTAGGGAGCGAATTGTGAGGCATTCGGGATATGAAGGCTACAGAGGGATTGTGGCAATTTCCGACCAGGGGGAAGTAGCGGGTTATTCATATGGTTACTCTTCTCAACCTGGTCAGTATTATCATGGATTGCTATCCCAAGCGCTGAATCAGGAAGAATATCAAATTTGGTTAGCTGATTGTTTTGAGTTCGTTGAATTGGGGGTGCATCCTGCATTCAGGAATCAAGGACTTGCAAAACAGCTGGTATATCGCTTGCTTGAAGGAGCGGTACATAAGACTGCGGTATTAACAACGCAACTTGATAACGACTCCGCCCGTGGTTTATATGAAACCCTGGGCTGGAATGTCGTCAAGAAGCCTTTTTATCCTAATGAGGCTGGGGAAGCTTATATCATAATGGGAAAACAATTGTCATGA